The sequence AGAGCCAGCTAGGAGGGATCTGGTGTGGAACCTGGGCCTCGGATTCCCCATCTGTAACCTGGACGAGTTCTCGGTGGTCTCCACACAGCTTGTGGCGCTGATGACTCCGTGACTGGTTAACTTTGGCCTCGGGCCCCAGACTCCTATAGAATCAGGGGACCCCCTGCCCGCCGTTTTACAagcaggaaaactgaggcttggaggatCTTTGGTCTGAGCTGGGTGCCTACGCCTCCCCCACAGCCCCCCGCGTCTCAGTCAACTCTTCTTGCCATGGATGGAGGAGGAAAACCCACCCAGGGAAGTGTGGGAGGTGCAGGTTTGGCCAGAAGGCTCAGGTCGCTCAGGTCCTGGATGTGTTAAGTTCTCTTCACAAAGAAGTTTGAGGtgatgggtttttgtttgttttgtttgttttggtaataAGCAGGAAGGTTTACTGATTACCAAGCGCTTTATCCATCATCTCATGAAACCCCACAATAGCCTATGAGGCGGGGGCTGTTAGTACctccatttcatagatggagaaactgaggccagaagaGGAGAGTCACCTGGTAACCAGTGAGGGAGCCGGGGTATGAACCTGCCTGGCCCAGCCCCCCAGATAGCACCTGGGACCCATAGCAGGGACAGGGGCCACCCTTAAGTCTGCTTTCCTGTGTGTCTTCCCCCAGAGCCTAATTTAAAAGTGggctcttgtttctttttactttgcgTGACTTTGAAAGACTTTTAATTAGAAAAGCCGTACTTGCTCAAGTAACAGAATTCTAACAGAACCGTCAAAGAGAAAGTTGCACGGATATTCAATGCGTGTCCATGTATCCAGCACAGGTCCCTCGCAGGGCTCATTGTGGGGCAAGGGGTACCAACACACAGGGCAATAAATAAGGGAAATCCACCCCGAGCCATAACGTAATGCAGTTTGGACAAAAGATAATAGTGTAAGATGAAAGAAAGTGCCAGGGAAGAGGGGGGAGCATCTTTCAGCCAGGATGGTGGGCACTGGGGGGCTCTGAGGAGGTGACGTTTGGGCTGTGACCAGAAGGTGTGAGGAGCCCGCCACTGGGGAGCTGGGGCAGAGGGTAGAGTAGAGGCAAAAGCTGTGCGGTGGGAACAAACGTGGGGCGAGGATTTGCTTCTGCGTTTCCCCGTGAGGGGAGTCATATTAGTTCCCTGGgcctgccgtaacaaagtaccaccaaatgggtagcttaaaacaacaggcgttgattcacagttctagaggccagaagtccaaaatcaaggtgttttcAGCAGAGCtatgctccctccaaaggctctaggggaggaggCTTCCTTGCCTCTTGCAGTTTCTGGTGGCCCCAGGCGTTTCTtgacttgtggctgcatcactccaacctctacCTCTGTTTGTACATCATcttctctgattttctctttgtgtcctcctcttataaggacagcagtcattggatctagggcccatcctaatgcactgacttcatcttaactaatgaCAACTGCAAAGACCCTCTTTCTAAATAACTGAGGTTCTGggtagacatgaatttgggggggccACTAAGCGACCTGGTACAGGGGTGCAGAGGTATTCCTCTCCTTGAGGATGGACCCCGGCCACCTTGGGGCTCTCTAAGCATGAATGGCTCACCCTGTTCTATGGGCCTTCTGCTGTCCAGGCTGGGAGGATTAGCTGGGGCCACGTTCCCGGGGATGGTTCCTCAGCACCTACAAAGTgtttagagaaagcccacccgaTCAACCAGCAGTTCCACTTCCAGGAACCTGCCCAACCGATGCCCAGCCTTGGGCTCCCTGGAAGCCCACACTGAGGAGGAGGGAATGGCTCTGACCCTGTGGGGGAGGGCAGCTAAGGAGTGGACTCAGGTGACAGAAATGGGGCACCCGTACTCCATCCGGCTTTGCTCAGTACAATCCCCAAGGGTGTGTATAGATGGGGACCTTGGACAAAGCAGGTCTTTCCAACGATGGATCTGATCGTGCCCCTCCCCAGCTCACACACCCTCCTTGGCTCCCCATTACCCTCAACACAGAGCCCACACTCAGGCCAGCATTCAGGGGGGTCAGCGCCATAAGTTCTGGCGGGTTTGTCCCATGTCCCTGCCACCTTCCCCCACTGCTCCAAAAACTATATTGTTTACCTGCTTTTACTCTGTGGTTCAGCTCAGCATTGCCTCGGCTGAGCTAGTCCCTGCCTAAAAGGAGGCGCCGAGGTGGGGGTTGCCAGCATCCATCCCAGGGCAGATCCAAGGCCCTGGGGCTCATCTCCATGGGCGAGGGCTAGAGCCCTCTGCCTTGCGGGAGGCCTGATTCCAGGTGCTTCTGCATTAAACCCACGCATACTAGGTTGGGGTGCCTGCTATGTGCTGGGCACGCTCACCCCGTAGTGGCAGCCCAGAAGACAAATCAGTGCTTTTCACAATTATATGTCATGCCACCAGGCAGCACTACGGGGGAGGTGCAGGCAGGGGTGGCTGCTCAGACGAGGCAGCTTGAGGGATGTGTAAGTTTCCCAGGCAGGGTCAGCAGCTGGTGTACCCACTGAGGCAGGAAGGTCAGCAGGGCCTCgtggagggcagagaggagctaGGTTTTATCCTGAAGGCCAAAGGACCctgggggtttgtttgtttgtttgtttacttttattggagtataattgctttacagtgttgtgttagtttccgctgcacagcgaagtgaatcagctataagtacacatatatcccctcttttttagatttccttcccatttaggtcaccacagagcactgagttccctgtgctatacaggaggttctcattagttatctattttatacatagtagcgtgtatgtgtcaatcccaatctcccaattcatcccacacccccctttccccaccctgGGGGTTTAGAAACAGGGCTGTGGTATGGCCAAACAGGTGCAGGCTGGAGCCAGGAGGCCCCCAAGCACCATGGACTTGAAAGACCCCTGGCGGAATGCCACTGGGATCCTCACTCACACGGGAAGTGGGTATAATGACAGTCATGTCCTCGCCTGGAGGATCCAGCTAGTCATAGGTGCAGGTCCCATGCCACCACAAACTGTGTGTTTCTGTTGGTGACACTGTGCCTCCGTCTGCTGCAGACCCACCTGCTCTCCAGGCTGCCGATCCCCGACAGCCAGGTGATCACCGTTAACCCCGAGCTGCCCGTGGAGGAGGCAGCTGAGGACTATGCCAAGAAGCTGAGACAGGTGAGTCCCTCGGAGTAGCTGCAGCAAGACCTCCTCCATCCGATGCCCTCTCCCAGAGTGCCGGAGCCGCCCTGCTGGGGGCACTGTGTGCTCAGCACTGGCAGAAATTCTCCCTGGGGGCAGTCAGCAGACCCAGCCTCACCCTGCAGAGCCCCCTTTGAGGATCCCCCCTCTGAGAGgccacagccctgccctgggggacCCCAAAGGTGGCCTGGTCTCTGACACCCTGGTAGTGGGCCTGGGTCTTCAAATCTTGGGGACAGTTGTATACCCACACTGTCAGCCAGGTGGACAGTGAAATGTGGAACCTTGTAGATTAGAGTTCCTTTTTTTGCAGGTGAGGCTGAGCATTTCTCACTGGGTTACAGCGACCTGTTTTTCTGACAACTGTTTCTTTGTGTCCTCTGCGCCCTTCCCTCACAACTTCTTGGGACTGTCTTCTTTCCTCACCCAGGCATTCCAAGGGGACTCCATCCCGGTTTTCGACCTGCTGATTCTGGGTGTGGGTCCCGATGGCCACACCTGCTCACTCTTCCCAGACCACCCCCTCCTGCAGGTGAGCACACCCACGAAGGCCCTGCTCATGTCTGAGCCCCAGCCTCTGCCATCTGGGGCTTCCAGAGCGCTGGAAGGTGCCTGCAGCGTGGTGTGAGTCAGCCTCTGCCAACAGGCATGCCCGCTGGGCTTgacccttctgagcctcagttcacCCACCTTAAAACAGGAACCTTAAATCAAGTACCACAGGATTAGTAGGGCGGGATGGAACGATGGATGGACAGTGCTTGGCATGTGTGAGTACTCAAGAGGTCAAGTGACATTGTCCTCCTGTCTCTaccttgggcctccctccccagGAGCGGGAGAAGATTGTGGCCCCCATCAGCGACTCCCCGAAGCCACCTCCACAGCGCGTGACCCTCACACTTCCCGTGCTGAATGCAGCTCGAACTATCATCTTTGTGGCAACTGGAGAAGGCAAGGCAGCTGTTCTGAAGGTAACAGCTGAGGGCCCCCTTCCCAAGAAGGTTGTAGGCATAGAATATGGCCCTAGACACTACTGTGCTGAAAGCACCAGATCCCAGGATATTTCAATAATTCTTGGGTTGAAGGGGAGATGAAAACTGCAAATACAGGCTAGTTAGGAGTTAACAATTATGAAATGAAACGGATGAGATGAGGCCAAAACTGCTCAGAGGTAAATTCGTAGCACttaatgcatatacatatatatttaattgttaaataaaaaacaattgaaataaagaaatcaagCACTTTAGAAAGCTGCTTTTGCCCTgtaacagcagagctgagtagttgcaacagagacggGGTGTGATCTGCAGAGCCGAAATAGTGACTCTCTGGTCTTTGTAGAAGAGGTGTGCTGACCCCCATATTAAACAGTCACATGATAAAAAGGAAGAGACCCCATCCCTCCTGATTGCTTGAAGCTAGGACATCCGGGATGGGCAATATCACCTCTTGAGGGTAGGAGAGGTCCAAGGGTGCTGGGGTGTGGGCAGGGTCCCACGCTCCTGCCCTCTCCACACAGCGCATTTTGGAGGACAAGGAGGAAAACCCGCTCCCCGCCGCCCTGGTCCAGCCCCGCACTGGGAAACTTTGCTGGTTCCTGGACGAGGCAGCAGCCCGACTCCTGACCGTGCCCTTCGAGAAGCATTCCACTTTGTAACTGGTGCCGAGATGCTACAGCTGGGACCACACACAGCCCGAGTGGGCCGGGATCTTCCCAGTCTGGGCCCCGCTGCCAGCCCACTCCAGGCTTCATTTTAGAAAAGCCGAGTGGTGCTACTGGAAGCCGATAGGGTCTGGccaccagccctgcccagggGCTCAGCCCATGGGCCGTGGCTCTGGGTGACTCAGTTATTAAAAGGAACATCTCTTTGAAGTCTCCGCTGTCTCGTGGTCCTTGGTGGGCAGTGGGACTGTTGGTCCCCGGGTGGAGGGCCTGACCTGCAGCCCTCATCCCAGCACgtggagggcagggaagggccCCCTGGAtgagtgtcctggggctgccatagCGGAGtaccacaaaccaggtggcttcgaacaactgaaatttattgtGTCACAGTTCATGAGGCCAggagtctaaaatcaaggtgtcaggaaGGTTAcatccttctggaggctctgcaGGAGAATCTATCCCAGGTCTCTCTC comes from Tursiops truncatus isolate mTurTru1 chromosome 3, mTurTru1.mat.Y, whole genome shotgun sequence and encodes:
- the PGLS gene encoding 6-phosphogluconolactonase; protein product: MAAPAPGLISVFSSSQELGASLAQLVAQQAACCLAGARARFTLGLSGGSLVSMLARELPTAAAPAGPASLARWTLGFCDERLVPFEHAESTYGLYRTHLLSRLPIPDSQVITVNPELPVEEAAEDYAKKLRQAFQGDSIPVFDLLILGVGPDGHTCSLFPDHPLLQEREKIVAPISDSPKPPPQRVTLTLPVLNAARTIIFVATGEGKAAVLKRILEDKEENPLPAALVQPRTGKLCWFLDEAAARLLTVPFEKHSTL